The following are encoded together in the Neomonachus schauinslandi chromosome X, ASM220157v2, whole genome shotgun sequence genome:
- the LOC110594229 gene encoding melanoma-associated antigen B5-like, whose translation MPRSQKSKLQAAEKCRQAQGEAQGKGAQATAAVKEESTSSSSPQSEDTTQSLPQAGSSSTSQWCRRAQATTITSTAVSCTRSDEGSNSQDENRAKASPCEAPYYTESTGEDSLTRNPGLLEQFLLYKYKMKQPILKEDMLKIIGQNYEDQFPEILKKASERIEIVFAVELKEIDSTRQSYNLISKLKLPNNGRVRAGRGLPKTGLLMNILGMIFMKGNCAAEEDIWKFLGMMRVYAGRKHFIYGEPRKLITKDLVRLQYLEYRQVANSDPPRYEFLWGPKAQAETSKMKVLEFLAKVNDTIPSAFQSYYEEALQDEEERVQARVMVRAGALAKVIVPSRAMPQNIFPPLVKPELCYPPDKKI comes from the coding sequence ATGCCTCGGAGCCAGAAGAGTAAGCTCCAGGCTGCTGAGAAATGCCGCCAGGCTCAAGGTGAGGCTCAGGGTAAGGGTGCTCAGGCCACAGCAGCAGTGAAAGAGGAGtccacttcctcctcttctcctcagAGTGAAGATACTACCCAGAGTCTGCCTCAGGCTGGGTCAAGTAGCACTTCCCAGTGGTGTCGAAGAGCACAAGCCACCACCATTACTTCTACAGCCGTTTCTTGCACTAGATCTGATGAAGGTTCCAACAGCCAAGATGAGAATAGGGCTAAGGCAAGCCCCTGTGAGGCCCCATACTACACTGAGAGCACAGGTGAAGATTCTTTGACCAGGAACCCTGGCTTGTTGGAGCAGTTCCTTCTGTAcaagtataaaatgaaacaacCCATTTTGAAGGAAGACATGCTGAAGATTATTGGCCAAAATTACGAAGACCAATTTCCTGAGATCCTCAAGAAAGCCTCTGAGCGCATTGAGATTGTCTTTGCAGTTGAGCTGAAGGAAATCGATTCAACCAGACAATCCTACAACCTCATCAGCAAGCTCAAACTCCCCAACAATGGGAGGGTACGAGCTGGCCGGGGGTTACCCAAGACCGGTCTCCTGATGAATATCCTGGGAATGATCTTCATGAAGGGCAACTGTGCTGCTGAGGAAGACATCTGGAAATTCCTGGGTATGATGCGAGTATATGCCGGGAGGAAGCACTTCATCTACGGAGAGCCCAGGAAGCTCATCACCAAAGATTTGGTGAGGCTACAGTATCTAGAATACCGCCAGGTGGCCAACAGTGATCCTCCACGCTATGAGTTCCTGTGGGGTCCGAAAGCCCAAGCTGAAACCAGCAAGATGAAAGTCCTGGAATTTCTGGCAAAAGTCAACGATACCATCCCCAGTGCTTTCCAGTCCTATTACGAAGAAGCTCTGCaagatgaggaagagagagtccAAGCCAGAGTCATGGTCAGGGCTGGCGCTCTTGCCAAAGTCATTGTACCTTCTAGGGCCATGCCCCAGAATATCTTCCCACCCCTAGTAAAGCCTGAGCTCTGTTATCCTCCAGATAAGAAAATATAA
- the LOC110569725 gene encoding melanoma-associated antigen B17-like: protein MPRGQKSKVRAREKRHQGRGEAQSLGGAPAAAAAAAAAEEPPRSPPPGVGAMPPGSPEAGPPPQPQGAPAPGSPGADPPGPPRDQGAQNAEAAAAPAPRAARKDPLTRKASVLVQFLLEKHGTGEPITRAALLKMVSRKYREHFPEIFRLTSERMELVFGLELREVDTRSQSYTLVSKLSLPSDGNKGLPKTGLLMALLGVIFMKGNRATEEEVWEFLNVLGVQEGRRHLIFGEPRKLITQDLVHQGYLEYRAVPASDPPRHEFLWGPRARAETSKMQVLQVLAKINDTVPSCFPELYEEALQEQKERAAARGWRRV, encoded by the coding sequence ATGCCTCGGGGCCAGAAGAGCAAGGTCCGTGCCCGGGAGAAACGCCACCAGGGCCGCGGTGAGGCTCAGAGTCTCGGGGGTGCTCCTGCTGCGGCAGCAGCAGCCGCCGCAGCAGAGGagcccccccgctcccccccgccCGGCGTGGGGGCGATGCCCCCGGGCTCCCCCGAGGCGGGTCCGCCCCCGCAGCCCCAGGGCGCCCCGGCCCCTGGGTCTCCTGGCGCGGACCCTCCAGGCCCGCCACGTGACCAGGGCGCCCAGAACGCGGAggccgccgccgccccggcccCCCGGGCCGCCCGCAAAGACCCCCTCACCCGCAAGGCCAGCGTGCTGGTGCAGTTCCTGCTGGAGAAGCACGGCACCGGGGAGCCCATCACGCGGGCCGCGCTGCTGAAGATGGTCAGCAGGAAGTACCGCGAGCACTTCCCCGAGATCTTCAGGCTCACCTCGGAGCGCATGGAGCTGGTCTTCGGGCTCGAGCTCAGGGAGGTCGATACCCGCAGCCAGTCCTACACCCTGGTCAGCAAGCTGTCCCTCCCGAGCGACGGCAACAAGGGGCTGCCCAAGACCGGCCTCCTGATGGCGCTCCTGGGCGTGATCTTCATGAAGGGCAACCGCGCCACCGAGGAGGAGGTCTGGGAGTTCCTCAACGTGCTGGGCGtccaggagggcaggaggcaCCTGATCTTCGGCGAGCCCCGGAAGCTCATCACCCAAGACCTGGTGCACCAGGGCTACCTGGAGTACCGCGCGGTGCCCGCCAGCGACCCTCCGCGCCACGAGTTCCTGTGGGGCCCGCGAGCCCGCGCGGAGACCAGCAAGATGCAGGTGCTGCAGGTCCTGGCCAAGATCAACGACACCGTGCCCAGCTGCTTCCCCGAGCTGTACGAGGAGGCGCTGCAAGAGCAGAAGGAGCGCGCGGCGGCCCGTGGCTGGCGCCGCGTCTAG
- the LOC110569747 gene encoding melanoma-associated antigen B5-like: MPRGQKSKQRTREKRHRSRGDSQSHRRVQAPVALEESPTSSSPVLEGNTQSLSATESPYTSQESWGAPSTTITSSDISGTRSDEGENSQGEEHLCFSDVLPSTESSCIDILTMKVGLLEQFILYKYKMKQPIMKEDMLKIIGQNYKNQYPEILKRASERIEVVFAVDLKEIDSTSHSYDLISKVKLPNNGRVRAGRGLPKTGLLMTVLGVIFMKGNRVAEEDLWKFLGMMRVFAGRKHFIYGEPKKLITKDLVRLKYLEYCQVPNSEPPRYEFLWGPKAQAETSKMKVLEFLAKVNDTVPSAFSSKYEEALRDEEARARAKSTASGNYRGTSSSLSHPY; this comes from the coding sequence ATGCCTCGGGGTCAGAAGAGTAAGCAACGCACTCGTGAGAAACGCCACCGGTCTCGTGGTGACTCCCAGAGTCACAGGAGAGTTCAGGCCCCAGTAGCATTGGAAGAgtcccccacctcctcttctccTGTTTTGGAGGGTAATACTCAGAGTTTATCAGCTACTGAGTCACCTTACACCTCCCAAGAGTCTTGGGGTGCCCCATCTACCACCATTACCTCTTCAGATATCTCTGGTACAAGATCTGATGAAGGTGAGAACAGCCAAGGTGAGGAACATCTATGTTTCTCTGATGTCTTACCTTCTACTGAGAGCTCATGCATTGATATTCTAACTATGAAGGTGGGTTTGTTGGAACAGTTTATTctgtacaaatataaaatgaaacagcCCATTATGAAGGAAGACATGCTGAAGATTATTGGCCAAAATTACAAAAACCAATATCCTGAGATCCTTAAGAGAGCCTCTGAACGCATTGAGGTTGTCTTTGCAGTCGACTTGAAAGAAATCGATTCAACCAgccactcttatgacctcatcAGCAAAGTGAAACTCCCTAACAATGGGAGGGTGCGTGCTGGCAGGGGGTTACCCAAGACTGGTCTCCTGATGACAGTCCTGGGTGTGATCTTCATGAAGGGCAACCGTGTTGCTGAGGAAGACCTCTGGAAATTCCTGGGTATGATGCGAGTATTTGCTGGGAGGAAGCATTTCATCTATGGAGAGCCTAAGAAGCTCATCACCAAAGACTTAGTGAGGCTAAAGTACCTGGAGTACTGCCAAGTACCCAACAGTGAACCTCCACGCTATGAGTTCCTGTGGGGTCCTAAAGCCCAAGCTGAAACCAGCAAGATGAAAGTCCTAGAATTTTTGGCCAAGGTCAATGATACGGTTCCCAGTGCCTTCTCATCAAAATATGAAGAAGCTTTGAGAGATGAGGAAGCAAGAGCCCGAGCCAAATCTACAGCCAGTGGGAATTACAGGGGCACATCCAGCAGCCTCTCCCACCCCTACTGA